One window of the Zea mays cultivar B73 chromosome 3, Zm-B73-REFERENCE-NAM-5.0, whole genome shotgun sequence genome contains the following:
- the LOC100381559 gene encoding putative calcium-dependent protein kinase family protein, which produces MQPDPQGPGRGKAGGANAHPRLPPPVTAGSAGRPASVLPHKTDNVRDHYRIGKKLGQGQFGTTYQCVGKADGGEYACKSIPKRKLLCREDYEDVWREIQIMHHLSEHPNVVRIRGAYEDALFVHLVMELCAGGELFDRIVAKGHYTERAAAQLIKTIVGVVQGCHSLGVMHRDLKPENFLFASTPEDAPLKATDFGLSVFYKPGDKFSDVVGSPYYVAPEVLQKCYGPESDVWSAGVILYILLCGVPPFWAESEAGIFRQILRGKLDLESEPWPSISDSAKDLVRKMLIRDPTKRFTAHEVLCHPWIVDDAVAPDKPIDSAVLSRLKNFSAMNKLKKMALRVIAESLSEEEIGGLKELFKMIDTDNSGTITYDELKDGLKRVGSDLMEPEIQALMDAADIDNSGTIDYGEFLAATLHMNKLEREESLVSAFAFFDKDGSGFITIDELSQACEQFGLSDVHLEDMIKDVDQNNDGQIDYSEFAAMMRKGNAGGAGRRTMRNSLHVNLGELLKPTET; this is translated from the exons ATGCAGCCGGACCCGCAAGGCCCGGGCAGGGGGAAGGCGGGCGGCGCCAATGCGCACCCGCGGCTGCCGCCGCCGGTGACGGCGGGGTCGGCTGGGCGGCCGGCGTCGGTGCTGCCGCACAAGACGGACAACGTGCGCGACCACTACCGCATCGGGAAGAAGCTGGGGCAGGGGCAGTTCGGCACCACGTACCAGTGCGTGGGCAAGGCGGACGGCGGCGAGTACGCGTGCAAGTCCATCCCCAAGCGCAAGCTGCTGTGCCGCGAGGACTACGAGGACGTGTGGCGCGAGATCCAGATCATGCACCACCTCTCCGAGCACCCCAACGTCGTCCGCATCCGCGGCGCGTACGAGGACGCGCTCTTCGTCCACCTCGTCATGGAGCTCTGCGCCGGCGGCGAGCTCTTCGACCGCATCGTCGCCAAGGGCCACTACACCGAGCGCGCCGCCGCGCAGCTCATCAAGACGATTGTCGGGGTGGTGCAGGGGTGCCACTCGCTTGGCGTCATGCACCGGGACCTGAAACCGGAGAACTTCCTCTTCGCGAGCACCCCTGAGGATGCCCCGCTCAAGGCCACTGATTTTGGGCTTTCCGTGTTCTACAAGCCCG GTGATAAATTTTCTGACGTTGTTGGGAGCCCCTATTATGTTGCCCCTGAGGTGCTTCAAAAATGTTATGGCCCAGAATCTGATGTATGGAGTGCTGGAGTGATTTTGTACATTTTGCTATGTGGTGTACCCCCATTTTGGGCAG AGAGTGAAGCAGGGATCTTCAGGCAGATTTTGCGAGGCAAACTTGATTTGGAATCTGAACCATGGCCAAGTATCTCTGATAGTGCTAAGGATTTAGTCCGTAAGATGCTTATCCGCGATCCTACAAAGAGGTTCACTGCTCATGAGGTTTTAT GTCATCCATGGATTGTTGATGATGCTGTCGCACCTGATAAGCCTATTGATTCTGCTGTTTTGTCAAGGCTGAAAAACTTTTCTGCAATGAACAAGCTCAAGAAGATGGCATTGAGG GTGATTGCTGAAAGTCTATCTGAGGAGGAGATTGGGGGTTTGAAGGAGTTGTTCAAAATGATCGATACTGACAACAGCGGGACGATAACTTATGATGAACTGAAGGATGGTCTGAAAAGGGTTGGCTCGGACCTGATGGAACCTGAAATCCAGGCTTTAATGGATGCA GCTGATATCGACAACAGCGGAACCATTGACTATGGAGAGTTCTTGGCGGCTACGTTGCACATGAATAAACTGGAGAGGGAGGAAAGCTTGGTGTCGGCGTTTGCGTTCTTCGATAAGGACGGGAGTGGCTTCATAACGATCGACGAGCTCTCACAAGCATGCGAACAGTTCGGTCTTTCTGATGTCCATCTCGAGGATATGATCAAAGATGTGGACCAAAACAAT GACGGTCAGATTGATTATAGTGAGTTTGCCGCGATGATGAGAAAGGGCAATGCTGGCGGAGCAGGACGGCGGACCATGAGGAACAGCTTGCATGTGAATCTTGGCGAGCTCCTGAAGCCCACCGAGACCTAG